A region of Schistosoma mansoni strain Puerto Rico chromosome 1, complete genome DNA encodes the following proteins:
- a CDS encoding twik family of potassium channels-related: MKSLPGLILILALVTVLGALLFQKIEGPYEERSRTHVSKTRQKIFVLAQQLAKKGGNADWSKLVAQVDRYREKLYEAWLCGTDELTIDIPTKWSLWGSIYYCFTLFTTIGYGNVFPSTVAGKLLTILYGMIAIPLCSLLISRISDVIIRLTKAIYYMTLDPSGVPVGLREAYHRIDATFDFRVLPCISTFVIYLAFGAGIYSYIAGQKELEWSILDLIYFAFISLSTVGFGDLVPETDVFLAVFSIIYIIIGLAITGIVFGRLTEAFEHVLCGHTIESTEENLMNSEQSSIHAAKLMKNRTNVTHLKQN; this comes from the exons ATGAAGTCACTACCTGGTCTGATATTGATATTAGCATTAGTAACTGTGCTAGGTGCATTGTTATTTCAAAAAATTGAAGGTCCATATGAAGAGCGATCCAGGACACACGTATCTAAg acaaGGCAAAAAATTTTTGTGCTAGCTCAACAGTTAGCTAAAAAGGGTGGTAATGCTGATTGGTCAAAATTAGTTGCTCAAGTGGATAGATATCGTGAGAAATTATATGAGGCATGGTTATGTGGTACAGATGAATTAACTATAGATATACCAACAAAATGGAGTCTTTGGGGTAGTATCTATTATTGTTTCACATTATTTACAACTATTG GTTATGGTAATGTGTTTCCATCCACTGTTGCTGGTAAACTACTAACTATTCTTTATGGTATGATTGCCATACCATTGTGCAGTTTACTAATAAGTCGAATATCAGATGTTATTATCAGACTGACTAAAGCAATTTATTATATGACACTTGATCCTTCTGGAGTTCCAGTTGGATTAAGAGAAGCCTATCATAGAATTGATGCAACTTTCGACTTTCGA GTACTTCCCTGCATTTCAACATTCGTAATCTATTTAGCATTTGGAGCTGGGATATATTCTTATATAGCTGGACAAAAGGAATTAGAATGGAGTATTTTAGATTTAATTTATTTCgcatttatttcattatcaacTGTTGGATTTGGAGATTTAGTACCAGAAACTGATGTATTTTTAGCAGTTTTCTCGATTATTTACATAATTATTGGTCTAGCAATCACTGGTATTGTATTTGGACGTTTAACTGAGGCATTTGAACATGTTTTATGCGGTCATACTATCGAATCAACTGAAGAAAATCTTATGAATTCTGAACAAAGTTCTATTCATGCTGCGAAACTTATGAAAAATAGAACAAATGTGacacatttaaaacaaaattaa
- a CDS encoding 14-3-3 epsilon, giving the protein MTEREALVYRAKLAEQLERYDEMVDAMKEVVEMAEELTVEERNLLSVAYKNVIGSRRSSWRVFSAVEQTEGNRGNAEKQACAKKFREVLESELDRVSKDILELIDKYLIKSATKSDSKVFYLKMKGDYFRYMAEFSVDPQRKKAAEESNKAYQEASEIAATQLFPTHPIRLGLALNYSVYFYEIMNDPDEACRLAQAAFDDAIAKLDQLSEESYKDSTLIMQLLRDNLTLWTSDPERDGKLAFIPHKCAL; this is encoded by the exons ATGACAGAACGGGAGGCTCTTGTATATCGTGCTAAATTAGCTGAGCAGTTGGAAAGATATGATG AGATGGTTGATGCAATGAAGGAAGTTGTAGAGATGGCAGAGGAGTTGACTGTTGAGGAACGTAATCTGCTTTCAGTCGCCTACAAAAATGTCATTGGATCTCGACGATCATCATGGCGTGTTTTTAGCGCTGTTGAACAGACAGAAGGGAATCGAGGTAATGCTGAAAAGCAAGCTTGTGCAAAGAAATTCCGTGAAGTTTTGGAATCTGAACTCGATCGCGTTTCTAAGGATATATTGGAACTTATTGACAAGTACTTAATCAAAAGCGCAACAAAGTCAGACTCTAAGGTCTTTTACCTTAAAAT GAAAGGCGATTATTTCCGTTACATGGCGGAATTCTCAGTCGACCCACAACGTAAAAAGGCTGCAGAGGAAAGTAACAAAGCCTACCAAGAAGCATCTGAAATTGCCGCAACCCAATTGTTCCCGACCCACCCAATCAGGTTGGGGTTAGCTCTCAATTACTCAGTTTATTTCTACGAAATTATGAACGATCCAGATGAAGCATGTCGTCTTGCACAAGCAGCGTTTGACGATGCAATCGCTAAGCTAGACCAGTTGTCAGAAGAAAGCTACAAAGATTCCACCCTGATAATGCAGTTATTGCGAGATAATTTAACTCTTTGGACATCAGATCCTGAAAGGGATGGTAAGTTAGCTTTCATTCCTCACAAGTGTGCTTTGTAG
- a CDS encoding 14-3-3 epsilon — protein sequence MVDAMKEVVEMAEELTVEERNLLSVAYKNVIGSRRSSWRVFSAVEQTEGNRGNAEKQACAKKFREVLESELDRVSKDILELIDKYLIKSATKSDSKVFYLKMKGDYFRYMAEFSVDPQRKKAAEESNKAYQEASEIAATQLFPTHPIRLGLALNYSVYFYEIMNDPDEACRLAQAAFDDAIAKLDQLSEESYKDSTLIMQLLRDNLTLWTSDPERDDNVKKDTDEKA from the exons ATGGTTGATGCAATGAAGGAAGTTGTAGAGATGGCAGAGGAGTTGACTGTTGAGGAACGTAATCTGCTTTCAGTCGCCTACAAAAATGTCATTGGATCTCGACGATCATCATGGCGTGTTTTTAGCGCTGTTGAACAGACAGAAGGGAATCGAGGTAATGCTGAAAAGCAAGCTTGTGCAAAGAAATTCCGTGAAGTTTTGGAATCTGAACTCGATCGCGTTTCTAAGGATATATTGGAACTTATTGACAAGTACTTAATCAAAAGCGCAACAAAGTCAGACTCTAAGGTCTTTTACCTTAAAAT GAAAGGCGATTATTTCCGTTACATGGCGGAATTCTCAGTCGACCCACAACGTAAAAAGGCTGCAGAGGAAAGTAACAAAGCCTACCAAGAAGCATCTGAAATTGCCGCAACCCAATTGTTCCCGACCCACCCAATCAGGTTGGGGTTAGCTCTCAATTACTCAGTTTATTTCTACGAAATTATGAACGATCCAGATGAAGCATGTCGTCTTGCACAAGCAGCGTTTGACGATGCAATCGCTAAGCTAGACCAGTTGTCAGAAGAAAGCTACAAAGATTCCACCCTGATAATGCAGTTATTGCGAGATAATTTAACTCTTTGGACATCAGATCCTGAAAGGGATG ACAACGTGAAGAAAGATACGGATGAGAAAGCCTAA
- a CDS encoding 14-3-3 epsilon yields MTEREALVYRAKLAEQLERYDEMVDAMKEVVEMAEELTVEERNLLSVAYKNVIGSRRSSWRVFSAVEQTEGNRGNAEKQACAKKFREVLESELDRVSKDILELIDKYLIKSATKSDSKVFYLKMKGDYFRYMAEFSVDPQRKKAAEESNKAYQEASEIAATQLFPTHPIRLGLALNYSVYFYEIMNDPDEACRLAQAAFDDAIAKLDQLSEESYKDSTLIMQLLRDNLTLWTSDPERDDNVKKDTDEKA; encoded by the exons ATGACAGAACGGGAGGCTCTTGTATATCGTGCTAAATTAGCTGAGCAGTTGGAAAGATATGATG AGATGGTTGATGCAATGAAGGAAGTTGTAGAGATGGCAGAGGAGTTGACTGTTGAGGAACGTAATCTGCTTTCAGTCGCCTACAAAAATGTCATTGGATCTCGACGATCATCATGGCGTGTTTTTAGCGCTGTTGAACAGACAGAAGGGAATCGAGGTAATGCTGAAAAGCAAGCTTGTGCAAAGAAATTCCGTGAAGTTTTGGAATCTGAACTCGATCGCGTTTCTAAGGATATATTGGAACTTATTGACAAGTACTTAATCAAAAGCGCAACAAAGTCAGACTCTAAGGTCTTTTACCTTAAAAT GAAAGGCGATTATTTCCGTTACATGGCGGAATTCTCAGTCGACCCACAACGTAAAAAGGCTGCAGAGGAAAGTAACAAAGCCTACCAAGAAGCATCTGAAATTGCCGCAACCCAATTGTTCCCGACCCACCCAATCAGGTTGGGGTTAGCTCTCAATTACTCAGTTTATTTCTACGAAATTATGAACGATCCAGATGAAGCATGTCGTCTTGCACAAGCAGCGTTTGACGATGCAATCGCTAAGCTAGACCAGTTGTCAGAAGAAAGCTACAAAGATTCCACCCTGATAATGCAGTTATTGCGAGATAATTTAACTCTTTGGACATCAGATCCTGAAAGGGATG ACAACGTGAAGAAAGATACGGATGAGAAAGCCTAA